In a genomic window of Ipomoea triloba cultivar NCNSP0323 chromosome 3, ASM357664v1:
- the LOC116013787 gene encoding uncharacterized protein LOC116013787, with translation MRALMLGSAPGGGKWGTRSLMDLEIPGSRLPGGNVNGVGVAGGGGFPAFLPKEVYEIKDPFARSLARRIQRLPVQVGTSESCIMSSCIKPVIQGDKEPVVLLHCFDSSCLEWRRTYPLLEDTGVEAWAIDILGWGFSDLERRPTCDAASKRYHLYQLWKSYIKRPMILVGPSLGAAVAIDFAVNFPEAVHKLVLINASVYGEGTGFMTKLPKMVAYGGVSLLKSVPLRIYAKLQCFDGLSLSTTLDWTNVGRLHCLLPWWEDAMVNFMLSGGYNVVHQIKKVNQRTLVIMGMRDKLVSNELAMRLCGELPNATVHQIPNSGHLPHVEEPHSVAKLIADFARDDDTCVESYCKIKEDL, from the exons ATGAGAGCTTTGATGTTGGGTTCCGCTCCGGGTGGAGGGAAATGGGGCACCCGAAGCTTGATGGATCTGGAGATACCGGGCTCCAGATTGCCCGGAGGGAATGTGAACGGCGTTGGTGTCGCCGGCGGCGGTGGTTTTCCGGCGTTTCTCCCCAAGGAGGTTTACGAAATCAAAGACCCTTTTGCTCGGAGCTTGGCCCGGAGAATCCAGAGGCTTCCTGTTCAG GTTGGGACCTCTGAGAGTTGTATAATGAGCAGTTGTATTAAGCCTGTGATACAAGGTGACAAGGAACCAGTTGTCCTTCTTCACTGTTTTGACAG TTCATGCTTGGAGTGGAGGCGCACGTATCCCTTGCTCGAGGATACGGGTGTCGAGGCTTGGGCGATAGACATTCTTGGATGGGGTTTCTCCGACTTAG AAAGACGTCCTACCTGTGATGCTGCGTCAAAAAGATACCATCTTTACCAG CTATGGAAGTCTTACATTAAAAGGCCTATGATATTGGTCGGACCAAGCCTTGGTGCAGCAGTGGCGATTGATTTTGCAGTCAATTTTCCCGAAGCT GTTCATAAACTGGTTCTAATAAATGCAAGCGTTTATGGAGAAGGTACTGGATTTATGACAAAGCTGCCTAAAATGGTGGCCTATGGCGGG GTCTCCTTGTTGAAGAGCGTCCCGTTGCGGATCTATGCTAAGTTGCAGTGTTTTGATGGCTTATCTCTATCTACTACCTTGGACTGGACCAAT GTGGGGCGACTGCACTGTCTCTTACCTTGGTGGGAAGATGCTATGGTTAATTTCATGCTGAGTGGGGGTTATAATGTTGTTCATCAAATTAAAAAG GTGAATCAAAGAACACTAGTCATAATGGGCATGCGCGATAAGTTAGTCAGCAATGAGCTTGCAATG AGATTATGCGGAGAACTACCAAATGCCACAGTGCATCAGATTCCGAATTCTGGGCATCTTCCCCATGTTGAAGAACCACACTCGGTTGCGAAGCTGATTGCTGATTTTGCTCGAGACGACGACACTTGTGTGGAATCATACTGTAAAATTAAAGAAGATTTATAG